GTGCCAAGATCCGCGATGCTATTCGCACCGGAACAGAAGCCACCGCCGATAATTACATGGATGTAAGGGTTTCCATAGAGTATATCCTATTGATATTACAAGAATGGTTTTAATTCCAGCTCTGTTCGATTTACTACTTTGTCTTTCCGGCTCTGAGGGTGATCCGCTCCCGACACACCCATGCAGCCGGGGCTCCAGTTTACCTTTACCGCTTCGACTTTGACTCCGAGGAGCTCATCTTCCCGTACCGCCTGATGCGTTTCGGCCGTGGAGTCAAGGGAGTGAGCCATGCCGATGATCTGACCTACCAATTCACCAGCTTGCTGGCCCGTCGGTTGCCCAAGGAAAGTCGTGAGTACCGGACTATCGAGCGAACTATCGGAATTTGGACCCAGTTCGCAGCCACCGGTAATCCCTACAGCGAGAAGATCAACGGCATGGACACTCTGACACTGGACCCAGTTAGGAAATCCGACGAGGTGTTCAAGTGCCTTAACATCAGCGATGACCTAAAGTTCATAGATCTGCCCGAATGGCCAAAGATTAGGGCCTGGGAGAGCCTTTACGACGACAACAaggatttattgttttaaggAGTTGTGCtgaaaacaatataaataattatctaAAAACTGTATATAGGACAGAAtgctttattaaatatatattgcataATTTGCTTAACTCAAAATGGTAAGCGggttttaaagaattaattaaattaaagaatttaattattttgatatatagATGAATATTTAgctaattattataattaagcttattaaaataaatcgtTGCTACACTAATAAACTccttagttatttatttttaaagtaagaGGTAGTTTTGATCGAAAGCACGGTGATTCGATAGCTTTAAATGAAGTAATTAAacatattataaaaataaccaTTAGCCTAATttgcttttttaataaaactcataaaatattttattgggaTCAGGTTGTGAGTTGtacaaaaaccatttaaaaaaattggaCTTACAGTAATTTCTTCAATAAATTCTTGATTAGAAAATCATGCCGCCAAAAAGAAGGCAACATTTTTGCTGTATATAAACTTTTGTCTTATGTATATGTGCATGTTCATGTGCCTTAGACATTGTTGTCATTCTCTGTGacttacaaaatacatttcagTTTAAAGGGGTTCGCCGAACCCTTTTGAACAAGGCTGTCAGTTTCCAATAAAAGCAATAGCAACCCTGCtttttagacaaaataaattaagtaagtTTTCTTTAGACTCGCAAGGAACACGAAGGCCGAGGATCCTACCCGCTGATAGAATGGCTGCCACTCGTCGCCTGACCCGCGAGCTCTCGGACTTGAATGATGCCAAGATGAGCACGCTGCGGAACCTTGAGAGCAGCGACGAGACCCTGCTGCTGTGGACGGGACTGCTAGTTCCGGAAAAGGCCCCCTACAACAAGGGCGCATTCCGCATCGAGATCACCTTCCCGCCCCAATACCCCTTCATGCCGCCAAAGATCCTCTTCAAGACGAAAATCTACCACCCCAATGTGGACGAGAAGGGAGAGGTGTGTCTGTCGATTATCAATTCTGACAACTGGAAGCCCACCACGCGGACGGAGGACGTGCTGCAGGCTCTGGTGGCCATCATCCACAATCCAGAGCCAGAGCATCCGCTGCGTTCCGACCTGGCCGAGGAGTTTGTCAAGGAGCACAAGAAGTTCATGAAGACCGCCGAGGAGTTCACCAAGAAGAACGCGGAAAAGCGACCAGAGTAAAGTCAACTGGTAGTTCACAGATCCCATTCAATGTATATCCAAATTTAATACAGTTTAGACCCTGAATCCAAATCTGTctgatatttaaattaattaactggGCTAAGAAGCGGCAGCCTCATACTTTTTGTATAACTAACTAAGGAGGTAAGACGTTCACGGTTGTTaatgtttttggttttaaacGGACCATTCTTGCTGTCTAAAAGCTCattaaaattccttttttttataagtaaTGACCAATAACCTTTTTGAAATTTACTTCGCCTTAAATTACCTTAAGTAATAACCGTATTCCTCAAATTATTCAATAATAGATAGATAACAAATTTCAGTGATAATAACATgcttataattatatatattttttgtgtgcttaTCGAAACAGAACCAAAGCCTTTATTGGTGTCCAGGCACTTGATCAGAAGTGCTTCATCGCTGTCTAGTTATTTATGGGCCGAGTGCATTGCATTGCTCGGGCCGAGTTACatattgcataatttatggTTCAAGCTGGGCAGAGGTATAGATAGGTGAGCCCAACACACAACGTGTCCTAGGGCAATTCGGTCTATCATTTAACTTTAATGTCTGTCACTCGAGTGTCCTTTCCCTTCGGCAGAAACATGTCTAattgaaaattcattaaaatctgGTGATGAGTGAGCTAGGGCGTTCTCAGTAAATTAGCCGGAAAACAAGCTCGAAGCGGGATCAACTCTCTCATTCACTTTAATTGACCAATTAAGTTGtgaataaaatttgtaaaataaaatgaaaaagccaTCGGTTAACTTATCAAACTAAAGTAAGCGCACGTCAGTTTGCGTGGCTTACGGATATAATGGCGCAGTAAGCCAACTATATAATATTCTATAATTACGAGAACTATATTTTACTAGTATTTCTCCTCCCCAATTAGTTGGAAGTACTTTTCTGATGGCCAGCATTCTTCCTATATCGATTTCGTATAATGCCCCCATGTAAGGTATTGATGGTATCGCGAGTTACTTTGTTAATTGCATAAAATAGATTTATCACGGTCAGTCTTCTAGGAAGGGCACTTCATTAAATTACAGCTATCGAATAATGTAGGAAATTGAATTAGTTCTGTGGTATAAAAGAATGCGattagtaaaataataaataatttatatactttagaTATTTCTCTAGTTAAccttctatatttttattctagttaccaaaattcaaaatcaagGCAACCTCTTTAAAATCAGTCTGACCTCTCTCAACATCTATACGTCCTGAAAACTCTACCCCCAATATCGGCCCAAACATTAATAACAAACGCGGGAGGCTGATTGCCGGAGACCTGCGCATGCTATAAACAATAAGCAAcgcggcagcaacaaaaacgaTAACGCTGAAACAAAACAACGGCGCCCAGCACGGCCAGCAGGCGGATTCGCTCGAGTAGACAAAATGCCCAAAGGCATTTGAGTGCGAAGCGCGCACACACGGCAGCCCGGAGTACGGCGGCAAGAATATCACTCATACGACCCCTTGGCCAGTGCGGAATGAGCAAACGAGTGGAAAAATCATCACACCGCCGCTGAGCGTGTGAGTGTGAGTCGAACGGCGAACGGCGGGCACTAAACTTAGCCGGCGCTTACTTTAAACGCTCAGTTGCCGAGCGGCCCCTGAGTGAAGCGCAACGTCAGCCTTAGATTCTCAGGCTGGAAATTCTTTCCCTCGGTCCGCTGactttttttcaattaaaccGCATCTGTGAAATTGGAGCAGCAACAAGTGATGTGACATTCCTATGCGCGAGTGAACGCAAATAAGTTCAAATAGTTCCGCCTTAGAAGcgagaaatacaaattaaagttattaagCAACAGCCGGCCGATACAAGTGCTGCCGTTACGCATTCGCCCCATTGTCCAGCCGcgattttatagattttttacgTCTGGTGCCTGGGATTTTCAACAGATTGCGGATTGTGTTTTGTGTACTTTTTAGTTTTGCCCATATAGACACATAAAACCGGAAGGGAATTGATTTAGAATTGATTCCTTGCAGCGCCGTGAGACCACAGCAAGATGTCATTCGATATAGCAGTGGCCGATCAGATGCGCATAGCGCTAAAGTAAGTTCAAGTCTCAATTATTCTTAGTacttatttaattcattactAATTCCATAATTAAAACACAGTAAACATCTTTATTGAATAGCAAAATGACTTAtggctttattttatagattaacATGTTcttgttaaatataaaaatcccATAAAAAAGTTAGCACTACTATAAAAAATGTCAGagtgttataaataaattatgatcCGTATTTTTAAACACATTACTGACACATCAGAATTACATGAAACATTCTTTAAAACCCATGACATTGCGAAAATTCCGCCAAATTGATAACAAATTCATATTTCTCCCTTAAATTGTTTGCTTTATAAGCATTAaacattaacattttttatgatattattGATATCTAAACCAGCTTCCAAGCTATTTCTCATGGTGCATTTGGTCGTGGAACATTCATTGAGCCGGCTCCCATCAATCAATAAGGTCAATTGAAGCTATATACTAGAGCACTCGCCACTTGCCAGGGCCGTACGTGTCTCAAGTTGAGACGCTCTGTCTGATAAGACAAGTCCGGCCCGCCGAGCCCAACTTCTTATCAGGCGATTACAGGCTGCTGTGAGCAAATGTCGAAATCCGGTTCACCGCTTAAGTCTTATAAATAGTCATAGAAGCGCCGATAAGGTCTCGTTTCCAACAGGCCAGTCAGCTTTGCATCCGCATCATTGGCATTGGCGAGACCGACATTAAATCCAAACGTCACCCGGACAAAGTCTCGCCTATTTTGGGCTATTGAAGCCAGATCTTCGAGCGATCAGCAGACATCTGGTCTCAGCATTACACATCATTTTCAATCAGAATCAGGGATCTCGAGGTGCAAAAAGTTAAAGCTAGCTACCAAGTTGATAAGACTACTTCTGTTTGAGTTCCGAGTTTGAGTTAATTATCAATTATCGGTATCAGCCTGTGGGCCGATAAGGGTTTGAACTTAAAGCCGAATAGGCGTGTGCGGACAGGACGGTCACTACAGGTGCGTCAGAACGTAGATTACTAACTGTTTTACTGGCCGCGTGTATAAATCATATGACAAGCTTAAATGGCGGCCCTATCAGCTGGATTATGTGCGAAATCAAACGCTCTACGGGTAGTGACAAATGTTTGGTCACATAATTAtctctttaaaaaaagttattaaaaggTTATTTACCGAGAATCACGATTTGCAAATGTCAAGGCAATTACACCGAGTTGCAGCCTCAGCACAAAAGTTTTGGCTTcaacaataaaaacttgaCTAAAGCCAGAGATACCGATGGTAAAAAGAGGCAGAAAAGAAGTCAAGCGAAGAAGTCAGGCAAGGTAAACAAGAGGCGGAGAAGTTCATTGGATCTATGCAAATTAGTTGCCATTTTGATCGACAAACTTTAACTGTTGCCTATTTGCTTTAGTTTCTTGTAGCATTTTctcatttaaatatacaaaaattgtaaCATGCCttttaaattggaaattgaCAATTGAAAACGATTTGAATTACTCCTTTCACTTTTATGTTTGCTGAGTAATTCGTTAATTCGTCTGTATTACGAGTAGTCAGCTAGAAACTGTGGTAAATAAATTTCTCAGCTTATTGTAAAtagcttaaattgttttaggaaaaaaaaaacaaaaaataaatacaatattcGGTTGCTTTTCAGCATCGCTTTTCACATGAATGCTTGAATttgataaattgaaaaatatggaatattatactttctttatttctcgtttttttttgggagaataatattgaatattGAATGCACTCAAGCAAAATGCCATTGACCTGCATGCAGCGCTTTGATGCATGGCAATATTGATTGATTTgccgaaattttccattttcatttccatttcacaGCCcaaacgtattttaatctgtaaatattttgagtAGCCCAGTGCTcagtttattttcttaaaaaaatacaaatacaaacagATGCACGGGCAATTATGTTTGAAATGGACTGGGGAAAGTATTGACTTTGGATTTccttaatttgttaatttttatgcAGAGACCATTTCATCTTTGACCGAATGTTTCCAGCTCGTTCTATGCCagactattattattttattcccCCCACGCTGCTAATGAATACAATATGTGGTTCATTTAATTCACTTTCGATCGAGGACAAACGAGAAACAGGTTCTCTTTCTAGAACTATTGGTGTACATAGCTCGAAAACTGGATCTTAGGGCCTGACCTCGGAAAAATGGAAACCTGTAATTAGCACTTGATATCTAATAAATCACACCAATGCATCTCGCTAAAGATTTCTACTGGAATCCCCAGCCCCTCAAGGCCACCGAAACGCCACAAGTAGACACTGGGCAGCTGTTAATTGATCGTTGCCTCTGTTTACTGCCCGTAGACTCGTTTGCTCTCATGATTTGTGGTCATCATACCCGACTCGAGCGTGCCCGGGCATTCCGTCTTCTTTATTCCATTCCGTTTTACTATGCGGCTACGGGTCCGGGCATTTATGAGATCTTCT
Above is a genomic segment from Drosophila kikkawai strain 14028-0561.14 chromosome 3R, DkikHiC1v2, whole genome shotgun sequence containing:
- the Ubc84D gene encoding ubiquitin-conjugating enzyme E2-18 kDa, with protein sequence MAATRRLTRELSDLNDAKMSTLRNLESSDETLLLWTGLLVPEKAPYNKGAFRIEITFPPQYPFMPPKILFKTKIYHPNVDEKGEVCLSIINSDNWKPTTRTEDVLQALVAIIHNPEPEHPLRSDLAEEFVKEHKKFMKTAEEFTKKNAEKRPE